The segment catctTCACCaccgtagcctgcgaccaccacctccacacccccatgtacttcttcctcctcaacctcaccctcctcgacctgggatccatctccaccactgttcccaaagccatggccaattccctgtGGGACACCAGGACCATCTCCTACTCGGAATGTGCTAtacaagttttattctttttctttttcatctcagcagagttttctcttctcatcatcatggcctatgaccgctacattgccatctgccAACCCCTGCACTATGGGACCATAATGGCCAGCAAAACTTGTGTcaacatggcagcagctgcctggggcagtggctttctctatgctgtgctgcacactgccaataccttttccctccccctctgccaaggcaatgccctggaccagttcttctgtgaaattccccagatcctcaagctctcctgctctgaTGCCTACCTCAGAGAAGTTGGGCTTATTGTGCCTAGTGTGTGTTTAGCctttgggtgttttgttttccttgtgctttcttacatgcagatcttcagggccgtgctgaggatcccctcacagcagggccggcacaaagctttttccacatgtctccctcacctggctgtggtctccctgttcATCAGCACTGCCTTTTTTGCCTACCTGAAACCCCCCTCTATGTCCTTCTCCTCCCTTAATCTTGtgctggcagttctgtactcggtggtgcctccagcagtgaaccccctcatctacagaaTGAGGAATCAGGAGCTGAAGGAAGCCATGTGGAAAGTGATGAATGGAGGTTTTTCAGAAGGAATAAACTGCCTGTGTTCTTAATGTTAACTGTATACAGAcccagaaatctttttttttctttttttttttttcttttttactttgctttacttctcatAGTGTTCCCCACAAAG is part of the Anas acuta chromosome W, bAnaAcu1.1, whole genome shotgun sequence genome and harbors:
- the LOC137847109 gene encoding olfactory receptor 14A16-like — translated: MSNSSFLTEFLLLPFADTRELQLLHFGIFLGIYLAALLGNGLIFTTVACDHHLHTPMYFFLLNLTLLDLGSISTTVPKAMANSLWDTRTISYSECAIQVLFFFFFISAEFSLLIIMAYDRYIAICQPLHYGTIMASKTCVNMAAAAWGSGFLYAVLHTANTFSLPLCQGNALDQFFCEIPQILKLSCSDAYLREVGLIVPSVCLAFGCFVFLVLSYMQIFRAVLRIPSQQGRHKAFSTCLPHLAVVSLFISTAFFAYLKPPSMSFSSLNLVLAVLYSVVPPAVNPLIYRMRNQELKEAMWKVMNGGFSEGINCLCS